Proteins from a single region of Sebastes umbrosus isolate fSebUmb1 chromosome 8, fSebUmb1.pri, whole genome shotgun sequence:
- the trpm6 gene encoding transient receptor potential cation channel subfamily M member 6 isoform X3 has product MSFTEKSRKSWIEETIFKRECVKFIPSSRDLHRCIPVCQVCQNLIRCCCGHLMGEHSWQESLPPISLYPGPGQDLEEDWSIELHTKASPTNAYGTIDFQDTATRVCRAKYVRVAVDSKPEVLLQLMLKEWQMERPKLLLTVQGGSENFTLPLKVEQAFSKGLITAALSTGAWILTDGINTGVSKYVGEAVKTFGGHNLRKRNTVGITPWGVIDNNTDLIGRDVFRPYQPLGNPLSKQARLNGFHSHFLLVDDGTLGKHGCQQGLRGKLEKHIRLQKIHPRLNQGVPVVCVVLEGGPAIVSTVLDYVSNVPPVPVFVFEGSGRAADLLAFLHKQTAIDRQLDTDIKEDFLVRIGNVFGVDIAEASQLYSLLLQCMNHRQSITIFDSESEDQTAPDAAILTTSLKGTKASPAEQLSMALAWDRADIAQKDVLVYGQHWQVGSLEQAMLDALVMDRVSFVKLLIDNGMTMNRFLTVDRLEDLYNTTQGQTDRFLHHLVEDAKQTSLPIGYRLSLIDMGLVIEYLIGGAYRSTYTRKHFRAAYSRQKDKEGRRDSSASFSRQRRGLIPNPTRVKTLQNQYFFRTAQPYKPKEQDVSPGSSREIPSSHGLGDAPLLVTFNFNDLFVWAVLQQRQQMALFLWQHGEEALARATVACKLYRSMAIEVRQSSMDDNISERFKTYSLEFGQLAVDALDCAFRQNEQMAMKLLTIEMEAWSHFTCLQMAVSSCHRPFVSHSCTQTLLTDLWTGSLNMRKNSYLKIILSLLLPPAILLLEFKSKAEMCHVPQSHEAMPFGLESVKTAPAHEGTDHTDAERRTSFDDTCFGPVSDTVSSITVQCLSWITRVYEFYTAPVVKFWFHTMSYLAFLMLFSFVVLVKMGDRPSVQEWLVIAYILSTAVEKTREVLMSEPRKLSQKLKIWFSEYWNVSDFIAILLFLAGLALRWHADPYRRAGRISYCLDIIFWFVRVTDLLAVNQHAGPYLTMITKMTKNMFFIVVMMAIVLLSFGVSRKAILSPDEEPSWSLARDVVFEPYWMIYGEVYAKEIDPCDDGVPCPPASFLTAFLQAVYLFFQYIIMVNILIAFFNNVYFDMESSSNKLWKYNRYRYIMTYQERPWLPPPLILLSHMTSSLRTIYRRCIGDAEQEERGSGLKLNLGHEDRKKLHEFEEKCVEAYFHEKSDDLHSSQINRIRATAERVEEMYMMMGEVSEKVIFIQDSLSELDCQLGRLQDLSALAVDTLTLLSASDSLHQEEARLSQCRPITASRHILPHSWTLPHRSRADCDALNMRRVIPKSCKSTPPSLLKGYTLVASRLASQECHVGAWGSQGGRRGHTEEGEDGAKEDPQFRDQTPCESCGQSRCGSPLSPRGMDSPHHKLWTCEPYLYPSQEETSMEEGEEEEVEEEREQEEERIHKQLSDTEVSRTSSDAVLLSDPRDISEGLVNPAFSHDDSQPSSRSRPSSQWERPVKSPRWAYLSRDRPYGYCRSLSCSVENMAFSGTPLSPMRGSFPSLNEPMNKESLSDGRGFRDDTSLRCSRSREWSKSSDFTQVSDSRGKNHNRKTVKIQESSPDTATTQSHLSDACWRRWRRLRGEPTCWSASTSLNQLNFEPMDLLQKQVFPHQDVYSPTHSAWNSWARSMSHRSSLQSGIAPEAKSSSFQSTDNLYPHYSAVERNNLMRLAHTIPFTPVSILGGEEVSIYSLEEVPSDADPESGPVSSWSSRGLSAMLQPLSSEEGSLDGGLRRGCRVLCTWAERDVLRPGLVYVVKAFRPEVVRAWQRYFHGSTAQQLCLREIQQQKAAQKMMQEFNEVIPDDMHHSPRFLDVALVLWHSNGQWLTIERNMSGDFRKYNNNTGEEITPCCSLEEMLLAFSHWTYEFSCRELVVLDIQGVGEELTDPTVIMADDQSGSRGEMLFGPDNLGDAGISGFLQKHSCGACCRRLGLADLRTCPDGCENSSEAAEPTSGKEEQDDDETTV; this is encoded by the exons ATGAGCTTCACTGAGAAG TCACGAAAGTCTTGGATTGAGGAAACCATCTtcaagagagagtgtgtgaagtTTATCCCTTCATCTCGGGACTTACATAG ATGTATTCCCGTATGTCAAGTATGCCAAAACTTGATCAG ATGTTGCTGTGGTCACCTGATGGGGGAGCACTCCTGGCAAGAGTCCCTCCCCCCCATATCCCTCTATCCTGGTCCAGGACAGGACCTGGAAGAGGACTGGTCCATAGAGCTCCACACCAAAGCCAGTCCCACCAATGCCTATGGGACCATAGACTTTCAGGACACTGCCACACGTGTCTGCCGGGCCAAG TACGTCCGTGTGGCTGTGGACTCCAAGCCGGAGGTGCTGCTCCAACTGATGCTGAAGGAGTGGCAGATGGAGAGACCCAAGCTGCTACTGACTGTCCAGGGGGGCTCTGAAAATTTCACCCTACCCCTTAAAGTCGAGCAGGCCTTCAGCAAAGGGCTGATCACTGCCGCTCTCAGCACAGGGGCATGGATACTCACTGATGGTATTAATACAG GTGTGTCTAAGTATGTGGGCGAGGCAGTGAAAACATTTGGGGGCCACAACCTGAGGAAGAGAAACACAGTCGGCATCACACCATGGGGAGTCATTGACAACAACACGGACCTTATAGGCAGAGAT GTGTTCAGGCCCTACCAGCCACTGGGGAACCCTTTGAGCAAGCAGGCCCGTCTTAATGGTTTCCACTCCCACTTTCTGCTGGTGGATGATGGAACGCTGGGAAAACATGGCTGCCAACAAGGCCTCAGGGGGAAGCTGGAGAAACACATCCGTCTACAGAAGATACACCCCc GACTGAACCAAGGAGTacctgtggtgtgtgtggtgctgGAGGGAGGTCCTGCCATTGTGTCCACAGTGTTGGACTATGTCAGCAATGTGCCCCCTGTGCCAGTGTTTGTGTTCGAGGGATCGGGTAGGGCTGCTGACCTGCTCGCCTTCTTACACAAGCAGACTGCTATTGACAG GCAGTTGGATACTGACATTAAAGAGGACTTCCTTGTCAGGATTGGAAATGTGTTTGGAGTAGATATAGCAGAAGCCTCTCAGCTCTACAGTCTCCTCCTGCAGTGTATGAATCACAGACAGTCT ATTACCATCTTTGACTCCGAGTCAGAGGACCAAACGGCACCCGATGCAGCCATTTTGACAACTAGTCTCAAGG GCACCAAGGCCAGTCCTGCAGAGCAGCTGAGCATGGCCTTAGCCTGGGACAGGGCTGACATTGCACAGAAAGATGTCCTGGTCTATGGACAGCATTGGCAG GTGGGTTCCTTGGAGCAGGCTATGCTGGACGCTCTGGTGATGGACCGGGTCAGTTTTGTCAAACTGCTGATTGACAACGGCATGACTATGAACCGCTTCCTTACTGTGGATCGCCTCGAGGATCTCTATAACACg ACACAGGGGCAGACAGACCGTTTCCTGCACCACCTCGTTGAAGATGCGAAACAG acttCTCTTCCCATAGGGTaccgtctctctctcattgACATGGGCCTGGTGATAGAGTACCTCATAGGAGGAGCGTACCGCAGCACCTACACACGGAAACACTTCAGAGCTGCCTACAGCCGCCAGAAGGACAAA GAGGGTAGACGGGACAGTTCCGCCTCCTTCTCTAGACAGAGACGGGGATTAATACCAAACCCTACGAGGGTCAAGACTCTTCAGAACCAGTATTTCTTTAGAACGGCTCAGCCCTACAAACCCAAG GAGCAAGATGTGTCACCTGGGAGCAGTCGAGAGATCCCGTCGAGCCATGGCCTTGGTGACGCTCCGCTGCTGGTTACCTTCAACTTCAACGACCTGTTCGTGTGGGCCGTGCTTCAGCAGCGTCAGCAGATGGCGCTCTTCCTGTGGCAGCACGGCGAGGAGGCGCTGGCACGCGCCACAGTGGCCTGTAAGCTTTACCGCTCCATGGCCATTGAGGTGCGGCAGAGCAGTATGGACGACAACATTTCAGAGCGATTCAAGACATAttcact tgAGTTTGGTCAGCTGGCGGTGGACGCATTAGACTGTGCGTTTCGTCAGAACGAGCAGATGGCCATGAAGCTGTTGACTATAGAGATGGAGGCATGGAGCCATTTCACCTGTCTGCAGATGGCTGTCTCTTCATGTCATAGACCATTCGTCTCACACTCCTGCACTCAGACCCTCCTCACAGATCTCTGGACTGGTTCGCTCAACATGAGAAAAAACTCCTATCTGaag ATCATTTTGAGCCTTCTTCTGCCCCCTGCCATCTTGCTACTGGAGTTTAAAAGCAAAGCTGAAATGTGCCATGTACCACAGTCCCATGAGGCAATGCCGTTTGGACTTGAGTCTGTGAAGACCGCACCAGCCCACGAGGGAACTGATCACACG GATGCAGAGCGACGCACGTCATTCGATGACACATGTTTTGGTCCTGTGTCAGACACTGTGTCCTCTATCACCGTACAGTGTCTGTCCTGGATCACAAGAGTCTATGAATTCTACACAGCTCCTGTTGTCaagttctggtttcacaca ATGTCGTACTTGGCCTTTCTGATGTTATTCTCCTTCGTCGTGCTGGTGAAGATGGGGGATCGACCCAGTGTTCAGGAGTGGCTGGTCATAGCTTACATCTTGTCCACTGCAGTGGAGAAAaccagagag GTACTAATGTCTGAGCCGAGGAAGCTGAGCCAGAAGCTGAAGATTTGGTTCTCAGAGTACTGGAACGTATCAGATTTCATtgccatcctcctcttcctggcTGGATTGGCGCTGCGTTGGCATGCTGATCCCTACCGGAGGGCAGGACGCATCAGTTACTGTCTGGACATCATCTTCTGGTTCGTCAGGGTGACGGATCTGCTGGCTGTCAATCAGCATGCCGGCCCTTACCTCACCATGATCACTAAGATG ACCAAAAACATGTTCTTCATAGTGGTGATGATGGCAATAGTGCTGCTGAGCTTCGGGGTGTCCAGGAAGGCCATCCTGTCACCAGACGAGGAGCCGTCCTGGAGCCTAGCTCGAGACGTAGTCTTCGAGCCCTACTGGATGATCTACGGAGAGGTCTACGCAAAGGAGATAGATC CCTGTGACGACGGTGTTCCATGTCCTCCTGCATCCTTTCTTACGGCGTTCCTCCAGGCTGTCTATCTGTTCTTCCAGTATATCATCATGGTCAACATCCTCATTGCATTTTTTAA CAACGTCTACTTTGACATGGAATCGTCGTCCAATAAGCTGTGGAAGTACAACCGCTATCGCTACATAATGACCTATCAGGAGAGGCCATGGCTGCCTCCGCCCCTTATACTCCTCAGTCACATGACCTCAAGCTTGAGAACCATCTACAGGAGATGTATTGGTGACGctgagcaggaggagagaggctcTGGACTCA AGCTCAACCTGGGCCACGAGGATCGTAAGAAGCTCCATGAGTTTGAGGAGAAATGTGTAGAGGCCTACTTCCACGAGAAGAGTGATGATCTCCACAGCAGTCAAATTAACAGGATCAGAGCCACAGCTGAGAG AGTCGAGGAGATGTACATGATGATGGGGGAGGTCTCGGAGAAGGTCATCTTTATTCAGGACAGCCTGTCGGAGCTGGACTGTCAGCTGGGTCGACTCCAGGACCTATCTGCGCTGGCCGTCGACACCCTCACTCTGCTCTCTGCTTCCGACAGCCTGCACCAGGAGGAGGCACGCCTGTCTCAATGTCGACCCATCACAGCGTCCCGGCACATCCTCCCTCACAGCTGGACCCTCCCGCACAGAAGCAGAGCAGACTGCGATGCACTTAATATGCGGCGAGTGATACCCAAGTCGTGCAAAAGTACCCCGCCTTCTTTGCTGAAGGGCTATACTCTGGTGGCGAGTCGGCTGGCATCACAGGAGTGCCATGTTGGAGCTTGGGGGAGTCagggaggaagacgaggacACACTGAGGAGGGAGAGGACGGAGCAAAGGAG GATCCACAGTTCAGGGATCAGACACCCTGTGAGTCTTGTGGGCAGTCCCGCTGTGGGTCTCCTCTTTCTCCCAGAGGCATGGATTCACCACATCATAAACTCTGGACATGTGAGCCGTACCTGTATCCCAGTCAAGAGGAAACTTCCATggaagagggagaagaagaggaggtggaagaagagagagagcaagaggaggaaaggataCATAAACAGCTGTCTGATACAGAAGTGTCCAGAACCTCTAGTGATGCTGTCCTTCTGTCCGACCCTCGAGACATCTCTGAGGGTTTGGTAAATCCTGCATTTTCTCATGATGATAGCCAACCAAGTTCTCGGTCCAGACCTTCCAGCCAATGGGAAAGACCTGTGAAATCTCCCAGGTGGGCGTATCTGTCCAGAGACCGTCCCTACGGCTACTGCAGGTCCCTGTCGTGCAGCGTGGAGAATATGGCTTTCTCTGGGACGCCTCTCAGTCCAATGAGGGGATCATTTCCTTCTCTTAACGAACCAATGAACAAAGAGAGTTTGTCTGATGGGAGGGGTTTCAGGGACGACACATCGCTACGATGCAGCAGGAGCAGAG aGTGGTCCAAGTCCTCTGACTTCACTCAAGTCTCAGACAGCAGAGGCAAAAACCATAACAGGAAGACAGTGAAGATACAAGAGAGCAGTCCAGATACT GCAACCACACAGTCCCATTTGTCTGATGCCTGCTGGAGAAGGTGGCGGAGATTGAGAGGAGAACCTACATGTTGGTCAGCTTCGACCAGCCTAAATCAGCTCA attttgagCCAATGGATTTGTTGCAGAAGCAGGTGTTTCCCCATCAG GATGTGTATAGCCCCACTCATTCAGCATGGAACAGCTGGGCCAGATCCATGAGCCACAGGTCTTC TTTACAGAGTGGGATTGCACCTGAAG CAAAAAGCTCCTCCTTCCAGTCCACTGACAATTTGTATCCGCACTATTCAG CGGTGGAGAGAAACAATCTGATGAGACTGGCTCACACCATTCCCTTCACTCCTGTCTCCATTCTGG GAGGTGAAGAGGTGAGCATCTACTCTCTGGAGGAAGTGCCCTCTGATGCTGACCCTGAATCTGGCCCAGTGTCCTCCTGGTCGTCACGAGGCCTGTCTGCCATGCtgcagcccctctccagtgagGAGGGCTCTCTGGACGGGGGTCTCCGGCGGGGCTGCAGGGTGCTGTGTACCTGGGCAGAACGGGACGTGCTCAGACCTGGTCTGGTGTACGTGGTCAAAGCCTTTAGGCCGGAGGTTGTTCGTGCCTGGCAGAGGTACTTCCATGGTAGCACGGCACAGCAGCTTTGTTTAAGG GAGATCCAGCAGCAGAAAGCAGCCCAGAAGATGATGCAAGAGTTCAACGAGGTCATACCTGATGACATGCACCACTCACCaag GTTTCTAGATGTAGCTCTGGTCCTCTGGCATTCAAATGGCCAGTGGCTGACTATTGAGAGGAACATGTCCGGTGACTTCaggaaatacaacaacaacacaggagAGGAGATCACGCCCTGCTGTTCACTGGAGGAAATGCTGCTAGCGTTCTCCCACTGGACATACGAGTTCTCGTGCAGAGAGCTTGTGGTGCTCGATATACAAG GAGTAGGAGAGGAGCTGACAGATCCAACAGTCATTATGGCCGACGATCAAAG TGGTAGCAGGGGTGAGATGCTTTTCGGTCCAGATAACCTGGGAGATGCCGGCATCAGCGGTTTCCTGCAGAAACACTCTTGCGGTGCCTGCTGCCGCAGACTGGGACTAGCAG ATTTGAGGACGTGTCCGGACGGCTGCGAGAACAGCAGCGAGGCGGCAGAGCCGACGTCGGGGAAAGAAGAACAAGACGACGATGAAACCACGGTGTAA